In Pseudoalteromonas sp. MM1, a single window of DNA contains:
- a CDS encoding alpha-ketoacid dehydrogenase subunit beta — translation MAKMNMLHAINSALDITMNEHPQACIFGEDVGYFGGVFRATSGLQEKYGKHRVFNTPLTEQGILGFANGLAAFGAPALAEIQFADYIFPAFDQIVNESAKFRYRSGNEFNVGNLTVRTPYGGGIAGGLYHSQSPEAYFAHTPGLKIVVPRNPYQAKGLLRASIKDDNPVIFFEPKRLYRASTGEVPEDDYTIELGKAEVVQEGTDITLLAWGAQMEIVENSAKQAHEQGISCEVIDLRSILPWDVETIAKSVTKTGRLVISHEAPITNGFGAEIAATIQQECFLHLESPIMRVCGLDTPYPLALEKEYVPDALKVMAAIKQSMDF, via the coding sequence ATGGCTAAAATGAACATGCTACACGCAATTAATTCTGCGCTCGATATCACCATGAATGAGCACCCACAGGCGTGTATTTTTGGTGAAGATGTTGGCTATTTTGGTGGTGTTTTTAGAGCGACATCAGGTTTGCAAGAAAAGTACGGTAAACACCGCGTATTTAACACACCGCTTACAGAGCAAGGTATTTTAGGTTTTGCCAATGGTTTAGCCGCATTTGGCGCACCAGCACTGGCTGAAATACAATTTGCGGATTATATTTTTCCGGCATTTGATCAAATAGTTAATGAGTCAGCCAAGTTTAGATACCGCAGTGGTAACGAATTTAATGTAGGTAATCTCACCGTGCGTACACCTTATGGTGGCGGTATTGCGGGGGGCTTATATCACTCGCAATCGCCAGAGGCATACTTTGCCCATACACCAGGACTAAAAATAGTAGTGCCGCGTAACCCGTATCAAGCAAAAGGCTTACTACGCGCAAGTATAAAAGACGATAACCCCGTTATTTTCTTTGAGCCTAAACGTTTATACCGAGCTTCTACCGGCGAAGTACCAGAGGATGATTACACCATTGAGCTTGGCAAAGCCGAAGTAGTACAAGAAGGGACAGATATAACCTTACTTGCTTGGGGCGCGCAAATGGAAATAGTTGAAAACTCGGCAAAACAAGCCCACGAACAAGGCATTAGTTGTGAAGTGATTGACCTTAGAAGCATTTTACCTTGGGATGTTGAAACAATTGCTAAATCGGTCACTAAAACAGGACGTTTAGTCATAAGCCACGAAGCGCCTATTACCAATGGCTTTGGTGCTGAAATTGCGGCGACTATTCAACAGGAGTGCTTTTTACATCTTGAGTCACCTATTATGCGCGTATGTGGATTAGATACACCTTATCCATTAGCACTCGAAAAAGAATATGTGCCTGATGCGCTAAAAGTAATGGCCGCAATTAAACAATCAATGGATTTTTAG
- a CDS encoding thiamine pyrophosphate-dependent dehydrogenase E1 component subunit alpha produces MSNPNNVSLNINHDLEFIDGHALTIPTLSILTEEGDIHPSATAPTISKHTALKLYETMRFIRLLDERMQGAQRQGRVSFYMQCLGEEAAVTASAAALDQNDMIMAQYREQAALHYRGFTLDQFMNQMFSNELDLGKGRQMPIHYGSKELNYMTISSPLGTQIPQATGYAYGQKVKHIDAKTGELASTIDNVTICYFGEGAASEGDFHAGLNMAAVHKAPVIFFARNNGYAISTPAEEQFKGDGIASRGVGYGIKTIRVDGSDALAVFAATQKAREIAATQGEPVLIESIAYRLGAHSTSDDPSGYRSKDEEANHKVCPIDKFKKWLIKQDWLNEEDDAKAKEAIREDILAALKRAEKVQKPALEELISDVYDTPIPSLTRQYNDLKAHIKQHPDAYPITAGRIK; encoded by the coding sequence ATGAGTAATCCAAATAACGTATCGCTGAATATTAACCACGACCTCGAATTTATAGATGGTCATGCGCTAACTATTCCAACCCTTAGTATTTTAACTGAGGAAGGCGACATTCATCCTAGTGCTACCGCACCGACTATTTCTAAACACACAGCGTTAAAACTATACGAAACAATGCGTTTTATTCGCCTACTCGATGAGCGTATGCAAGGGGCGCAACGCCAAGGCCGCGTAAGCTTTTATATGCAATGTTTAGGTGAAGAAGCCGCTGTTACGGCCTCAGCTGCTGCACTTGATCAAAATGACATGATTATGGCGCAATACCGCGAGCAAGCCGCTTTGCATTATCGCGGATTTACGCTTGATCAATTTATGAATCAGATGTTTTCTAATGAATTAGATTTAGGGAAAGGGCGTCAAATGCCGATTCATTATGGTTCAAAAGAATTAAATTATATGACCATATCATCGCCTCTCGGTACGCAGATTCCTCAAGCTACAGGCTATGCCTACGGGCAAAAAGTAAAACACATTGACGCTAAAACCGGCGAGCTTGCCAGCACCATAGATAATGTAACTATTTGTTATTTTGGTGAAGGCGCCGCATCTGAAGGTGACTTTCATGCAGGTTTAAATATGGCTGCGGTGCACAAAGCACCCGTTATATTTTTTGCACGTAATAATGGTTATGCGATTTCTACGCCTGCTGAGGAGCAATTTAAAGGCGATGGCATTGCTTCTCGCGGTGTGGGCTACGGTATTAAAACCATTCGAGTTGATGGCTCAGATGCATTAGCTGTGTTTGCAGCAACGCAAAAGGCTCGCGAAATTGCAGCAACGCAGGGCGAGCCGGTATTAATTGAGTCAATAGCGTACAGATTAGGGGCCCATTCTACCTCTGACGATCCGAGTGGTTACCGCTCAAAAGATGAAGAGGCCAATCACAAAGTGTGCCCGATTGATAAATTTAAAAAATGGTTAATTAAGCAAGATTGGTTAAACGAAGAAGATGACGCTAAGGCAAAAGAGGCCATACGCGAAGATATATTAGCCGCCCTCAAACGCGCTGAAAAAGTACAAAAGCCTGCACTTGAAGAGCTAATATCAGATGTTTACGATACGCCAATCCCTTCGCTTACTCGCCAATATAACGATTTAAAAGCACATATAAAGCAACACCCAGATGCATACCCAATCACCGCAGGGAGAATTAAGTAA
- a CDS encoding dihydrolipoyllysine-residue acetyltransferase — protein sequence MAKDFILPDIGEGIVECEVVEWLIQEGDKVKEDQPICDVMTDKALVQIPAVHDGIITKLYYQKGEIAKVHAPLFAMDVADEQSQSADAPTEQVENTEIDSASSEHLEDFILPDIGEGIVECEIVDWLVAEGDEIQEDQAVCDVMTDKALVQIPAKYTGTVQKLYYQKGEIAQVHSPLFQMSIAGSSAKPNVDVNEAVVKAQSKAADKPVATPQTAANKIVNKKAVASPAVRRKARELDVDLTCVPGSGKNGRIYKQDIEEFIKGEVPNTIDTSPLSSATTKRSVTNNKELPSPQTQSGGMRVEPIKGIKAAMAKQMVASVSTIPHFTFSDEIDLTQLIALRASLKEQYKAQGVKLTMMPFFIKALSLAMKEYPVLNSKVNDDCSEITYYDDHNIGVAVDSKVGLLVPNIKSCQTKSIVDLAKSLTSLTEAAREGRVAPDDLKGGTISISNIGAIGGTIATPIINKPEVAIVALGKLQHLPRFDENGQVVSKAIMQVSWSGDHRVIDGGTIARFNNLWKSYLENPSAMMMAMS from the coding sequence ATGGCTAAAGATTTTATATTACCCGATATTGGTGAAGGCATTGTTGAGTGCGAAGTGGTTGAATGGCTAATACAAGAGGGTGACAAAGTAAAAGAAGATCAACCTATTTGTGATGTGATGACCGATAAAGCCCTAGTACAAATACCGGCTGTGCACGATGGCATAATCACTAAATTGTATTATCAAAAAGGAGAAATTGCGAAGGTTCATGCGCCGTTGTTTGCTATGGATGTAGCTGATGAGCAAAGCCAAAGCGCTGATGCTCCTACAGAACAAGTAGAAAATACAGAGATCGACAGCGCATCGTCAGAGCATTTAGAAGATTTTATTCTTCCGGATATAGGTGAAGGGATTGTTGAGTGTGAAATTGTTGATTGGCTGGTGGCCGAAGGCGATGAAATACAAGAAGATCAGGCTGTGTGTGATGTAATGACCGACAAAGCACTGGTACAAATTCCGGCTAAATACACAGGTACAGTGCAAAAGCTTTACTATCAAAAAGGGGAAATTGCTCAAGTACACAGCCCATTATTTCAAATGAGTATAGCTGGCAGTTCAGCAAAACCTAATGTTGATGTAAACGAAGCCGTTGTAAAAGCTCAAAGCAAAGCGGCAGATAAACCTGTTGCAACGCCACAAACAGCAGCAAATAAAATTGTTAATAAAAAAGCGGTTGCCTCACCTGCTGTAAGGCGAAAAGCACGCGAGTTAGATGTTGACTTAACATGTGTACCAGGTAGTGGTAAAAATGGCCGTATCTATAAGCAAGACATAGAAGAATTTATTAAAGGTGAGGTGCCTAACACAATAGATACATCACCACTTAGCAGCGCTACTACTAAACGCAGCGTTACTAATAATAAAGAATTACCATCGCCGCAAACACAAAGCGGTGGCATGCGGGTAGAGCCGATTAAAGGCATTAAAGCGGCTATGGCAAAGCAAATGGTGGCCTCGGTCTCTACAATCCCTCACTTTACCTTTAGTGACGAGATAGACTTAACGCAATTAATTGCCCTGCGTGCCAGCTTAAAAGAGCAGTATAAAGCGCAAGGTGTAAAGCTCACTATGATGCCATTTTTTATCAAAGCGTTATCGCTTGCGATGAAAGAGTACCCAGTGCTTAATTCTAAAGTAAATGATGATTGCTCTGAGATTACCTATTATGACGATCATAATATTGGGGTCGCGGTAGATTCAAAAGTGGGTTTATTAGTACCTAACATTAAATCGTGCCAAACAAAGAGTATTGTTGACCTTGCTAAGAGTTTAACAAGCTTAACAGAAGCCGCACGGGAAGGGCGCGTTGCACCTGATGACTTAAAAGGGGGCACCATTAGCATTTCAAATATTGGTGCAATTGGTGGCACTATTGCGACCCCAATCATTAATAAGCCCGAGGTTGCAATTGTTGCGCTAGGTAAGTTACAACACTTACCGCGCTTTGATGAAAACGGTCAAGTTGTGAGTAAAGCAATTATGCAAGTAAGTTGGTCGGGCGACCATCGTGTTATTGATGGTGGTACCATAGCTCGCTTTAATAATTTGTGGAAATCGTATCTTGAAAACCCATCGGCGATGATGATGGCTATGAGTTAA
- a CDS encoding putative manganese transporter codes for MILLSQIGFITPASKRFVSQNKRLLLPLFLLVCLVVPSLREITITALSDAFFQVSVFVAATLLIYYYAIEHIPQLEMSYLSAKSKSLEVLFASVLGALPGCGGAIIVVTQYTKGQASFGAIVAVLTATMGDAAFLLLATRPTEGLTIMAMGLAVGTVCGLIVNAIHKPDFLRPSSQEQKHQVKVLPTKIIKISKPVWMFAIIPSLVIAFLIAFNVDFNQFGEYTHTGVSLFGAAMALFTVTIWAYSSKGETYKEITSEDDECNPPSKLIKVLQDTHFVTAWVVASFMLFEILVSVVGLDLKTWFMHYAYLAPLVAVVIGFLPGCGPQIIVTTLYIQGIIPFSALAANAISNDGDALFPAIAMAPKAAVIATLYTSIPALVVGYGLYFLS; via the coding sequence ATGATTTTACTCTCTCAAATAGGATTTATTACGCCAGCTTCCAAACGGTTTGTTAGCCAAAATAAACGCTTACTCCTACCACTATTTTTATTAGTATGTTTAGTTGTACCTAGTCTTCGCGAAATCACCATTACTGCACTTAGTGATGCGTTTTTCCAAGTTAGTGTATTTGTAGCGGCTACGTTACTTATTTACTACTACGCAATAGAACATATCCCTCAATTAGAAATGAGCTACTTAAGCGCTAAATCCAAATCGCTTGAAGTGCTATTTGCATCTGTACTTGGCGCTTTACCTGGCTGTGGTGGCGCTATTATTGTGGTAACTCAATACACTAAAGGCCAAGCAAGTTTTGGAGCTATCGTCGCCGTGCTTACAGCTACAATGGGAGATGCTGCTTTTTTATTGCTCGCGACTCGCCCTACTGAAGGCTTAACAATAATGGCTATGGGTTTAGCGGTAGGTACAGTGTGTGGATTAATAGTTAATGCAATTCATAAACCTGACTTTTTACGCCCAAGCTCTCAAGAGCAAAAACACCAAGTAAAAGTGTTGCCCACTAAAATAATTAAAATTAGTAAACCCGTATGGATGTTTGCCATTATACCAAGTTTAGTTATTGCGTTTTTGATTGCATTTAATGTGGACTTTAACCAATTTGGGGAATATACCCACACTGGTGTGAGCTTATTTGGCGCTGCTATGGCTTTGTTTACTGTGACAATTTGGGCTTACTCTTCTAAAGGTGAAACATACAAAGAGATCACCTCAGAGGACGACGAATGTAATCCGCCTTCAAAGCTTATAAAAGTACTTCAAGATACACATTTTGTAACTGCTTGGGTGGTGGCTTCGTTCATGTTATTTGAAATATTAGTCAGTGTGGTAGGCCTTGATTTAAAAACCTGGTTTATGCACTACGCCTATTTAGCACCGTTGGTTGCTGTTGTGATTGGTTTTTTACCTGGCTGTGGGCCACAAATAATTGTAACCACGCTTTATATACAAGGTATTATTCCCTTTAGTGCGTTAGCTGCGAATGCGATTTCAAATGATGGGGATGCACTATTTCCAGCAATTGCAATGGCGCCAAAAGCAGCAGTGATCGCTACCTTGTATACGTCTATACCTGCTTTAGTTGTTGGTTACGGGCTTTACTTTTTAAGTTAA
- the pgm gene encoding phosphoglucomutase (alpha-D-glucose-1,6-bisphosphate-dependent): MAIHSGAGKTAPHSTLVNVPKLVSAYYLNEPDLEQNPEHCVAFGTSGHRGCSYDVKFNESHILAITQAICDYRKQNDIFGPLFLGKDTHALSEAAFNSAIEVLVANEVQVITQQNHDYTPTPVISHAIVCHNKLNPNELADGIVVTPSHNPPEDGGFKYNPPNGGPADTDVTKWIEDRANQLLLEDLVEVELFPFAKASRSGFIKYEDLMTPYINDLENIVNLKAVSDACIKVGIDPLGGSGINFWPLIAQKYNLDLTVVNDSVDPRFAFMPLDKDGKIRMDCSSPYSMANLIKLKDDFDIAIGNDPDYDRHGIVTPDGLMNPNHFLAVAIDYLLKHRDWDSSVEIGKTLVSSSMIDRVVARNERKVKEVPVGFKWFVEGLNKGKLAFGGEESAGAAFLRFDGSVWCTDKDGFIMGLLAAEILAVTGKTPSALYKELEQEFGSPLYKRLDAPATSAQKSRLKALSASDVKADTLAGEPILQKLTHAPGNDAAIGGLKVVTENGWFAARPSGTEDIYKIYLESFKGEAHLALLEKEAKQLVDSVIS; this comes from the coding sequence ATGGCTATTCATTCAGGTGCTGGGAAAACTGCGCCACATTCAACTTTAGTTAACGTACCAAAACTGGTATCGGCTTATTACTTAAATGAGCCAGACTTAGAGCAAAACCCAGAGCATTGTGTTGCTTTTGGTACGTCGGGTCACCGTGGTTGCTCTTACGATGTTAAGTTTAACGAATCTCATATTTTAGCCATTACACAAGCTATATGTGACTACCGAAAGCAAAACGACATTTTTGGTCCGCTTTTTTTAGGTAAAGATACGCATGCGTTAAGTGAAGCTGCTTTTAACTCTGCCATAGAAGTATTAGTGGCCAATGAGGTGCAAGTAATCACTCAGCAAAATCACGATTACACGCCAACTCCTGTCATTAGCCATGCTATTGTTTGCCATAACAAATTAAACCCGAATGAATTAGCCGATGGCATTGTGGTAACGCCTTCACATAACCCACCAGAAGACGGTGGCTTTAAATACAATCCACCTAACGGCGGCCCAGCAGACACCGACGTAACTAAATGGATTGAAGACAGAGCAAATCAATTACTATTAGAAGATTTAGTCGAAGTTGAGCTGTTTCCATTTGCTAAAGCATCGCGTTCAGGGTTTATTAAATACGAAGACCTAATGACGCCATATATTAACGACTTAGAAAATATCGTTAATTTAAAAGCCGTTAGCGATGCATGTATAAAAGTAGGTATTGACCCGCTTGGTGGCTCTGGTATTAACTTTTGGCCGTTAATAGCGCAAAAATATAATTTAGATTTAACCGTAGTAAACGACAGTGTTGATCCGCGTTTTGCATTTATGCCACTTGATAAAGATGGCAAAATCCGTATGGATTGCTCATCGCCTTACTCAATGGCTAATTTAATTAAATTGAAAGACGACTTTGATATTGCTATTGGCAACGACCCAGATTACGACCGCCATGGTATTGTTACACCAGATGGGTTAATGAACCCAAATCACTTTTTAGCTGTAGCGATTGATTATTTATTAAAACACCGCGACTGGGACAGCAGTGTAGAAATTGGTAAAACACTGGTTTCTAGCTCTATGATTGACCGCGTAGTGGCACGTAATGAGCGTAAAGTTAAAGAAGTGCCGGTTGGCTTTAAATGGTTTGTAGAGGGGCTAAACAAAGGCAAGCTTGCCTTTGGTGGTGAAGAAAGTGCTGGTGCTGCGTTTTTACGTTTTGATGGCAGTGTTTGGTGTACCGACAAAGACGGCTTCATCATGGGTCTACTTGCAGCTGAAATACTCGCAGTAACCGGTAAAACACCATCAGCGCTTTATAAAGAGTTAGAGCAAGAGTTTGGCTCTCCGTTATACAAGCGTTTAGATGCCCCTGCGACGAGTGCACAAAAGTCACGTTTAAAAGCGCTAAGCGCAAGCGATGTAAAAGCCGATACATTAGCTGGCGAGCCTATTTTACAAAAGCTAACTCATGCCCCAGGTAATGATGCGGCCATTGGCGGCTTAAAAGTAGTGACTGAAAATGGCTGGTTTGCCGCACGTCCTTCTGGCACTGAAGATATTTATAAAATTTATCTTGAGTCATTCAAAGGTGAAGCGCATTTAGCACTACTAGAAAAAGAAGCTAAACAATTAGTTGATTCAGTAATTAGCTAA
- the seqA gene encoding replication initiation negative regulator SeqA has translation MKQIDIDDELYQYIASNTQSIGESASTILRRLLNLNGDDNTPVAKNNQNNQTATQAPLDDTPATNDSQEQEVVTPVKQTNANVFNILNKEELAMQKGVVGRFLFILSAFYRTHKKEFSAVLDIKGRDRVYFATSKEDLVNSGSSMNPKNITDSEYWVMTNSNTTRKKMMLHEVALCLGYSAEQAEEIRDYL, from the coding sequence ATGAAACAAATCGACATAGACGACGAGTTATATCAGTATATTGCTAGCAATACTCAAAGTATTGGCGAAAGCGCATCCACTATTTTACGTCGTTTATTAAATCTAAACGGTGATGACAACACTCCCGTTGCTAAGAACAATCAAAACAACCAAACAGCGACTCAAGCCCCACTTGATGACACGCCAGCTACTAACGACAGCCAAGAGCAAGAGGTTGTCACACCCGTGAAGCAAACAAACGCTAATGTATTTAATATTCTAAATAAAGAAGAACTAGCAATGCAAAAAGGGGTTGTTGGCAGGTTTTTATTTATTTTAAGTGCTTTTTATAGAACGCATAAAAAAGAGTTTAGTGCTGTGCTTGATATAAAAGGGCGCGACCGCGTTTACTTTGCAACCAGCAAAGAAGACTTAGTTAATAGCGGCAGTAGTATGAACCCTAAAAACATTACCGACAGTGAGTACTGGGTGATGACGAATTCGAACACGACACGTAAAAAAATGATGCTACACGAGGTTGCGCTGTGCTTAGGTTATTCAGCAGAGCAAGCAGAAGAAATTCGCGATTACTTGTAA
- a CDS encoding DUF805 domain-containing protein codes for MEHYMNALRSYADFSGRNRRKAYWMFVLFNTIFSIICNVIDGALGTMFIGSIYSLALLIPGLSAGARRLHDTGRSGWWQLLWLVPIIGWIVLIVFLAQDSHEGENDFGPNPKESAAEPATV; via the coding sequence ATGGAACATTATATGAACGCGCTGCGCAGTTATGCAGATTTTTCAGGGCGTAACCGTCGTAAAGCTTATTGGATGTTTGTATTATTTAATACGATTTTTTCAATTATATGTAACGTGATTGATGGTGCTTTAGGAACAATGTTTATTGGTTCTATTTATAGCTTAGCGCTATTAATACCTGGGTTAAGTGCAGGTGCACGTCGTCTTCACGATACAGGCCGCTCTGGCTGGTGGCAGCTACTGTGGTTAGTGCCAATTATTGGCTGGATTGTTTTAATTGTGTTCCTTGCACAAGACTCGCACGAAGGCGAAAACGATTTTGGTCCAAATCCAAAAGAGTCAGCAGCTGAACCTGCTACGGTTTAA
- a CDS encoding M28 family metallopeptidase, with the protein MKRYFSLTLIAGAVLAGCATTSITPTDVTNGYNSIKADELAKHIKVLASDEFGGRAPSSEGEKLTLDYLTTQFKALGFEPGNGDSFLQEVPLVSLEADSDMVLSIGGKDYQYKKDMVMGSSRISAQEGIENSELVFVGYGVNAPEYNWNDYEGLDVKGKTVVMLVNDPGFATKDPALFTGDAMTYYGRWTYKYEEASRQGAAGAIIIHETAPASYPWSVVENSWSGEQFGFQKENNNMDRVAVEGWVTTDVAKELFAKAGLDFDTAKANAAKGAYNVDMGNLTASVNVKNTIKKSVSYNFIATLPGSEKPEEHVIYSAHWDHLGTDTTRKGDQIYNGAHDNATGTAGLIEVAEAFTKLPTHPTRSMTFLAVTAEEQGLLGSKYYAANPVIAADKTVANINMDSLNLLGKVKDMNVVGLGKSQMDDLLAKAAKEQGRTIAGDPKPSSGGYYRSDHFAFANMGIPAMYAGGGTIAADEDTENYRKRMSLVLRGCYHQPCDRYRDEWDLSGAVQDLQLFYKVGFDISEQAQWPKWYENSEFQRK; encoded by the coding sequence ATGAAACGTTATTTTTCTCTCACACTGATTGCCGGCGCGGTTTTAGCCGGTTGTGCAACAACAAGTATTACCCCTACAGACGTAACAAATGGTTACAACAGTATTAAAGCCGATGAGCTTGCTAAACATATTAAGGTATTAGCTTCTGACGAATTTGGCGGCCGAGCGCCTTCATCTGAAGGGGAAAAGTTAACGCTTGATTACCTAACTACGCAATTTAAAGCATTAGGGTTTGAACCCGGTAATGGCGATAGCTTTTTACAAGAAGTACCGCTTGTTTCACTTGAGGCTGACTCTGACATGGTATTAAGTATTGGTGGTAAAGATTACCAATACAAAAAAGATATGGTTATGGGTAGTAGCCGTATTAGCGCACAAGAAGGCATTGAAAACTCAGAGCTTGTATTTGTAGGCTACGGTGTTAACGCACCAGAGTATAACTGGAACGACTACGAAGGGTTAGACGTAAAGGGTAAAACTGTGGTTATGCTGGTTAACGATCCGGGCTTTGCGACAAAAGATCCTGCGTTATTTACGGGCGATGCAATGACCTACTATGGCCGCTGGACTTATAAATACGAAGAAGCGAGTCGTCAAGGTGCAGCCGGTGCTATTATCATTCACGAAACAGCCCCTGCGTCATACCCGTGGTCGGTTGTTGAAAACTCGTGGAGCGGTGAGCAGTTTGGATTTCAAAAAGAGAACAACAATATGGACCGCGTTGCGGTTGAAGGCTGGGTTACCACTGATGTAGCTAAAGAGTTATTTGCTAAAGCGGGCCTTGATTTTGATACTGCCAAAGCCAATGCAGCTAAAGGTGCTTATAACGTTGACATGGGTAATTTAACTGCCTCGGTTAATGTTAAAAATACAATTAAAAAGTCGGTATCGTATAACTTTATTGCAACCCTTCCTGGTAGTGAAAAACCTGAAGAACATGTTATTTATTCTGCGCATTGGGATCACCTAGGTACAGATACGACCCGTAAGGGCGATCAAATTTATAATGGTGCACACGACAACGCAACGGGCACCGCAGGGCTAATTGAGGTGGCAGAGGCATTTACTAAGCTGCCAACGCACCCTACTCGCTCAATGACATTTTTAGCTGTTACGGCAGAAGAACAAGGCTTACTTGGCTCTAAATATTACGCTGCTAATCCTGTTATTGCTGCAGATAAAACAGTCGCCAATATAAACATGGATAGTCTAAACTTATTAGGTAAAGTAAAAGATATGAACGTAGTAGGTTTAGGTAAGTCACAAATGGACGACCTACTAGCAAAAGCCGCAAAAGAGCAAGGTAGAACCATAGCTGGCGACCCAAAACCATCATCAGGTGGTTATTACCGCTCTGATCACTTTGCATTTGCAAATATGGGTATTCCGGCTATGTATGCAGGCGGTGGTACCATAGCAGCCGATGAAGACACAGAGAATTATCGTAAGCGAATGAGCTTAGTGTTACGTGGTTGTTACCATCAGCCATGTGATAGATACCGCGATGAGTGGGATTTATCGGGTGCGGTACAAGACTTACAATTGTTTTATAAAGTAGGCTTTGATATTTCTGAGCAAGCGCAATGGCCAAAGTGGTACGAAAACTCAGAGTTTCAACGTAAATAA
- the astE gene encoding succinylglutamate desuccinylase encodes MLAKPNYLNDLKNTGDFLTLSRNNEWHLEASEFTLQNGTRVTVHDTGVIEFQPHLTTTKDVVLSSAVHGNETAPIEICDELIKATIKGELDLNQRVLFIFGNPKSINIGLRFVEENLNRLFNGHHTVEGVPMNDERVRAAKLEQYVTDFFARGEQGSARYHYDLHTAIRGSKNEKFAVYPYLHGKPWKKSQLQFLLSCGVNTVLMMKSAATTFSYYSSFVHGADSFTVELGQVKPFGENDMTRFAKTKQTLTALISQKEVQYPQFNASDFELFAVHRTINRTQQDFSFPFSDDAENFTGFAKGELLATDGDTPYYADVEGEAIIFPNAHVALGQRALLTVIPMQVDSNFV; translated from the coding sequence ATGTTAGCCAAACCAAATTATTTAAATGATTTAAAAAATACTGGTGATTTTTTAACACTCAGTCGCAACAATGAATGGCATTTAGAGGCAAGTGAATTTACTTTACAAAATGGCACGCGCGTAACCGTTCACGATACTGGTGTTATTGAATTTCAACCTCACCTTACAACAACAAAAGATGTCGTACTCTCAAGCGCTGTACACGGTAACGAAACCGCACCTATAGAAATATGTGACGAGCTAATAAAAGCCACAATAAAAGGTGAGCTCGATTTAAATCAGCGAGTGCTTTTTATATTTGGTAACCCAAAATCAATAAATATTGGCCTGCGTTTTGTAGAAGAAAACCTAAACCGTTTATTTAACGGCCATCACACTGTTGAAGGTGTGCCAATGAATGACGAGCGTGTACGAGCAGCAAAACTAGAACAGTATGTTACCGATTTTTTTGCACGGGGTGAGCAAGGCAGTGCGCGTTACCATTATGATTTACATACTGCTATACGTGGCTCAAAAAATGAAAAATTTGCTGTGTATCCTTATCTTCATGGTAAACCATGGAAAAAATCGCAGTTACAATTTTTACTTAGCTGCGGTGTAAATACTGTATTGATGATGAAATCGGCTGCAACCACATTCAGTTACTATTCTTCGTTTGTTCATGGCGCTGATTCATTTACCGTTGAACTGGGTCAAGTTAAACCGTTTGGTGAAAACGACATGACTCGCTTTGCAAAAACTAAGCAAACGCTAACTGCATTAATTAGCCAAAAAGAAGTTCAATACCCTCAATTTAATGCAAGTGACTTTGAGCTGTTTGCCGTACATCGTACAATTAATAGAACGCAGCAGGACTTTAGTTTTCCGTTTTCTGATGATGCAGAAAATTTCACAGGGTTTGCAAAAGGTGAGCTGTTAGCAACAGACGGCGATACACCTTATTATGCTGATGTTGAAGGGGAAGCGATTATCTTTCCTAATGCGCACGTAGCGCTTGGGCAAAGGGCATTACTCACTGTTATTCCCATGCAAGTAGATAGTAATTTCGTCTAA